The following are from one region of the Kiritimatiellia bacterium genome:
- a CDS encoding glycosyltransferase family 39 protein: protein MGAARTRRRRLRRETLAVLAVLLASGVVLCVSAARMPLCREQELRVALTARTMAQSGGWLRPEYRGTPRYQKPPLMYWLTALTYRAARTTRVAAIARLPGLAFALGLLALIYAGGRRLVGRRGAALATAFAAGSYAMLRFGFRAEGDIAQSFWTAAAVFGAGHALRAPPRAWWWWLAAGAAAGAGMLAKSPAPPAILLLTAASAAALHAPLRRGLAQGLLLAIAGAAALALPWYAVALFGPASEAAGRALASEMSALMRRPTHPGPWFYYLYALPAALAPWSLALPAALARLARRVRGRAREALLAGWLLAALLLLSAMRNKQIHYTTLLLPPAALALGGWAARVRTRRAAGALTFYGRAIALTLLLAGTVSAVAAPALRAAGWPTAIALGLALTVAGTAAWRAAEHAPHIPAPAALAGILLAALTLSGPWAPWIENEHILVPFANRLAERLSAETTVWVAGDDDGALEFHLGRPVRTAPAFETAWAAAAPGDVVVVAATDHAQRFPDRPAPLCEVRHRAHRVAAYLRAPATLRAPR from the coding sequence ATGGGCGCAGCACGAACGCGTCGCCGCCGCCTCCGCCGCGAGACCCTGGCGGTGCTCGCGGTGCTGCTGGCCAGCGGCGTGGTGCTGTGTGTGAGCGCGGCGCGCATGCCGCTGTGTCGCGAGCAGGAGCTGCGCGTGGCGCTGACCGCGCGCACGATGGCGCAATCCGGCGGGTGGCTGCGGCCGGAGTACCGCGGCACCCCGCGCTACCAAAAGCCGCCGTTGATGTACTGGCTGACCGCGCTGACCTATCGGGCGGCGAGGACGACGCGCGTGGCAGCGATCGCGCGGCTTCCCGGCCTCGCGTTCGCGCTGGGGCTGCTCGCGCTGATCTACGCGGGCGGCCGGAGGCTGGTGGGACGCCGCGGTGCGGCACTGGCGACGGCGTTTGCGGCCGGGTCATATGCGATGCTGCGGTTTGGCTTCCGCGCGGAGGGCGACATCGCCCAATCATTCTGGACCGCCGCGGCGGTGTTCGGCGCCGGGCATGCGCTGCGCGCTCCCCCGCGAGCGTGGTGGTGGTGGCTGGCCGCGGGCGCGGCGGCAGGCGCGGGCATGCTGGCCAAAAGCCCCGCGCCGCCCGCGATTCTGCTGCTGACGGCGGCCTCCGCGGCGGCGCTGCACGCGCCGCTACGCCGCGGCCTCGCCCAGGGCCTGCTCCTGGCGATCGCCGGCGCCGCCGCGCTCGCGCTGCCGTGGTACGCGGTGGCGCTGTTCGGCCCTGCGAGCGAGGCGGCGGGCCGTGCCCTCGCCAGTGAAATGTCCGCGCTCATGCGCCGGCCGACTCATCCGGGCCCGTGGTTCTACTACCTCTACGCGCTGCCGGCCGCGCTGGCGCCCTGGAGCCTGGCACTGCCGGCCGCGCTCGCGCGGCTGGCGCGCCGGGTACGCGGACGCGCGCGCGAGGCGTTGCTGGCCGGCTGGCTACTGGCGGCGCTGTTGTTGCTTTCCGCGATGCGCAACAAACAGATCCACTACACGACCCTGCTGTTGCCGCCCGCCGCGCTGGCGCTGGGCGGCTGGGCGGCCCGCGTGCGCACCCGGCGTGCGGCGGGGGCGCTCACGTTCTACGGCCGCGCGATCGCGCTCACGCTGTTGCTGGCCGGCACCGTGTCCGCGGTCGCGGCGCCCGCGCTGCGCGCCGCCGGCTGGCCCACCGCGATTGCACTGGGCCTTGCGCTTACGGTGGCCGGCACCGCCGCTTGGCGCGCCGCCGAGCACGCGCCCCACATCCCCGCCCCGGCCGCGCTCGCCGGCATCTTGCTCGCCGCGCTGACGTTGAGCGGCCCCTGGGCACCATGGATCGAAAACGAACACATCCTGGTACCGTTTGCGAACCGGCTCGCGGAGCGGCTGAGCGCGGAGACGACCGTCTGGGTCGCCGGCGACGATGACGGTGCACTCGAGTTCCACCTCGGCCGGCCCGTTCGCACCGCGCCCGCATTCGAGACCGCGTGGGCGGCGGCCGCACCCGGCGACGTGGTCGTCGTGGCCGCGACCGACCATGCCCAGCGGTTCCCGGACAGGCCCGCTCCGCTCTGCGAGGTCCGCCATCGCGCGCATCGCGTGGCGGCCTACCTGCGCGCCCCCGCCACCCTCCGCGCGCCGCGCTGA
- a CDS encoding beta-galactosidase yields the protein MIRIRFAGSAAVLLPVALVGAAGTSPPLPPPRAWLQYEVILWVGESAHSDPSRWPLFLQRLRELGATAGMVHGRAAPDPWVAAGVRYYVENVVNRGLCLKWNSSVRDWNAFINRWMATRDPAAFVREYGLYDPEWRAWARREARESARRHAPHSPLAYNLRDELSITISANPFDYDWSGPTLEAFRAWLRNRYTDLDALNRAWATRFPDWSAVRPFSTDEIKHRMVSGADHPQGAPDWSALARVVFRAEEARRTPRRWNFAPWCEFRTFLDQTWAELLDELRREMRAVDPLTPVGIEGTQMPHAFGGFDLERLARAVDWAEPYDIGAARAIFGSFMEDRPLLSTIGEADEATARRRLWRLLLEGDRGCILWWSEDCLQWDAPDLPLTPKGRALAAAVRPLRGPLTELWLRATPEWDPIAIHYSQPSIQVNWLLESTVDGRTWPRRFSSYEAQHNRQAALRVRWLSALRAAGWSPRFLASSQIEAGELLRGRWRALVMPGSWAMSDRELAALREFTAAGGRLIYDGEPAAWDERGRLRETAAMPPQSSDPPPDPVAHLADLAPPLRVEGGGPVAVFRRRLDAVRLVGLSPETGATMGEDLTITERAAADATEVEVVFAQPLHAADLRTGRRFGRVDRLRLRLDPAEPPLLAVSDAPLPEASDLVGALLGPASGPR from the coding sequence ATGATCCGAATCCGCTTCGCCGGGTCGGCGGCCGTTCTGTTGCCGGTGGCTCTCGTCGGCGCCGCCGGGACCTCCCCGCCGCTGCCGCCACCGCGCGCATGGCTGCAGTACGAAGTGATCCTCTGGGTCGGCGAGAGCGCGCACAGCGACCCCTCACGCTGGCCGCTGTTCCTGCAGCGGTTGCGCGAGCTGGGCGCGACCGCCGGCATGGTGCACGGCCGTGCCGCGCCGGACCCGTGGGTGGCCGCGGGCGTGCGGTACTACGTTGAGAACGTCGTCAACCGCGGCCTCTGCCTCAAATGGAACTCGTCCGTGCGGGACTGGAATGCGTTCATCAACCGCTGGATGGCGACCCGCGACCCCGCCGCGTTCGTGCGCGAGTACGGACTTTATGATCCCGAGTGGCGCGCCTGGGCCCGCCGCGAGGCGCGCGAGAGCGCCCGCCGCCATGCGCCGCACTCGCCGCTGGCCTACAACCTGCGCGACGAGCTCTCGATCACCATCTCCGCAAATCCGTTCGACTACGACTGGTCCGGCCCCACCCTCGAAGCGTTTCGCGCGTGGCTGCGCAACCGGTACACCGATCTGGACGCGCTGAACCGAGCGTGGGCAACCCGCTTCCCGGACTGGTCGGCGGTCCGTCCCTTCTCCACCGACGAGATCAAACACCGGATGGTCTCCGGCGCCGACCACCCGCAGGGGGCACCCGACTGGTCCGCGCTGGCGCGCGTCGTGTTCCGGGCGGAGGAAGCGCGCCGGACGCCCCGGCGGTGGAATTTCGCGCCGTGGTGCGAGTTCCGCACTTTTCTCGACCAGACCTGGGCCGAGCTGCTCGACGAGCTGCGCCGCGAGATGCGCGCGGTCGATCCCCTCACACCGGTGGGCATCGAGGGCACGCAGATGCCGCACGCGTTCGGCGGCTTCGACCTCGAGCGGCTGGCGCGTGCGGTGGACTGGGCGGAGCCCTACGACATCGGCGCCGCGCGCGCGATCTTCGGCTCGTTCATGGAGGATCGGCCGCTGCTGAGCACGATCGGTGAGGCGGACGAAGCGACCGCGCGCCGTCGTTTGTGGCGTCTGCTGCTGGAGGGCGACCGCGGCTGCATCCTCTGGTGGAGCGAGGACTGTCTGCAGTGGGACGCGCCCGATCTGCCGCTCACGCCGAAAGGTCGCGCGCTGGCCGCGGCGGTGCGGCCGCTGCGGGGCCCGCTCACGGAGCTGTGGCTGCGCGCGACGCCGGAATGGGACCCGATCGCGATCCACTATTCGCAGCCCAGCATCCAGGTGAACTGGCTGCTGGAGTCCACGGTGGACGGCCGCACCTGGCCGCGCCGCTTTTCCAGCTACGAGGCGCAGCACAACCGGCAGGCCGCGCTCCGGGTGCGATGGCTCTCCGCTCTGCGCGCCGCCGGCTGGAGCCCGCGCTTCCTCGCGTCTTCCCAGATCGAGGCCGGTGAGCTGCTCCGCGGCCGCTGGCGCGCGCTGGTGATGCCGGGGTCTTGGGCGATGTCGGACCGGGAGCTCGCAGCGCTGCGCGAATTTACCGCCGCCGGCGGACGGCTGATCTACGACGGCGAGCCCGCCGCCTGGGACGAGCGCGGACGGTTGCGCGAGACCGCGGCGATGCCGCCACAAAGCTCGGATCCGCCGCCCGATCCGGTTGCGCACTTGGCGGATCTTGCCCCACCGCTGCGCGTCGAGGGCGGCGGGCCGGTCGCAGTGTTCCGCCGCCGGCTCGACGCGGTGCGGCTCGTTGGCCTCAGCCCGGAAACCGGCGCAACGATGGGCGAGGACCTCACCATCACCGAGCGGGCCGCGGCAGACGCCACCGAGGTTGAGGTGGTCTTCGCGCAGCCGCTGCACGCCGCGGATCTTCGCACCGGCCGTCGGTTCGGCCGGGTCGACCGCCTGCGGCTGCGGCTGGACCCC
- a CDS encoding aminotransferase class I/II-fold pyridoxal phosphate-dependent enzyme, giving the protein MFDLQSRFARRIGGASFGESNAIYKFEKIKRAKAAALAARPNVELLDFGVGEPDQIAPAPIREALKLAVDDPANRGYADNGIREFRVAAARYMAEFFGVRDLDPDRHINHSIGSKSALAMLPLCFVDPGDVVLATVPGYPVMATHARYLGARIVPVPLREQNGFHPDLDEIAPADADAAKLFYVNYPNNPTGAAATDELFDRLIEFAHRHNVLIVHDAAYATLVYDQPRRSILSRPGGLECAIELHSMSKSYNMTGWRLGFVAGPARAVQAFAEVKDNTDSGQFKAIQRAACAGIADLSLAEAIREHYRRRLVRLVEVLRGAGFEAQMPGGTFYLYVRAPRGAGPTRFATAEEASQYLIREHSVSTVPWDDVGAYLRFSATFEARDEADESRVLDELGRRLRAARLWF; this is encoded by the coding sequence ATGTTTGATCTGCAATCGCGTTTCGCACGGCGCATCGGCGGCGCGTCGTTCGGCGAATCGAACGCGATCTACAAGTTCGAAAAGATCAAGCGCGCAAAGGCCGCCGCGCTCGCGGCGCGGCCGAACGTGGAGCTGCTGGACTTTGGCGTCGGCGAGCCAGACCAGATCGCGCCGGCCCCGATCCGCGAGGCGCTGAAGCTGGCGGTGGACGACCCCGCCAACCGCGGCTACGCGGACAACGGCATCCGCGAGTTCCGCGTCGCGGCCGCGCGCTACATGGCCGAGTTCTTCGGCGTGCGCGACCTGGACCCCGACCGCCACATCAACCACAGCATCGGCTCGAAGTCCGCGCTCGCGATGTTGCCGCTGTGCTTCGTGGACCCGGGCGACGTGGTGCTCGCCACCGTGCCCGGCTATCCGGTGATGGCGACCCACGCGCGATACCTCGGCGCGCGCATCGTGCCGGTGCCGCTCCGGGAACAGAACGGCTTCCACCCGGACCTCGATGAGATCGCGCCGGCGGATGCGGACGCGGCGAAGCTCTTCTACGTGAACTATCCCAACAATCCGACCGGCGCGGCGGCGACGGACGAACTGTTCGACCGGCTCATCGAATTCGCCCACCGCCACAATGTGTTGATCGTGCACGACGCCGCCTACGCGACGCTCGTCTATGACCAACCGCGACGATCGATCCTTTCGCGTCCCGGCGGCCTCGAGTGCGCGATCGAGCTGCACTCGATGAGCAAGTCCTACAACATGACCGGCTGGCGGCTGGGGTTTGTCGCCGGGCCGGCCCGCGCGGTGCAGGCGTTTGCGGAGGTGAAAGACAACACCGACTCCGGCCAGTTCAAAGCGATCCAGCGCGCCGCCTGCGCGGGCATCGCCGACCTCTCGCTGGCGGAGGCGATCCGCGAACACTACCGCCGCCGGCTGGTGCGGCTGGTGGAGGTGCTGCGCGGCGCCGGCTTCGAGGCGCAGATGCCGGGCGGCACGTTCTACCTGTACGTGCGCGCACCGCGCGGCGCGGGGCCCACCCGCTTCGCGACCGCGGAGGAGGCCTCGCAGTATCTGATTCGCGAGCACTCCGTCTCCACCGTGCCGTGGGACGACGTCGGCGCGTATTTGCGATTCTCTGCGACGTTCGAGGCGCGAGACGAGGCCGACGAGTCGCGCGTGCTCGACGAGCTCGGCCGCCGGCTGCGCGCCGCGCGGCTGTGGTTCTAG